One window of the Nicotiana tabacum cultivar K326 chromosome 4, ASM71507v2, whole genome shotgun sequence genome contains the following:
- the LOC142180034 gene encoding uncharacterized protein LOC142180034: MIFGGAKVNGVIFSAAKKTKILVTHGKRIREALEDDEITFTEEDVDGLVLPHNDALVISLNILDFKVKRMLVNPGSSANIIQLRVLEQAKLTENIVPGIKLLAGFNLTSVTTLGEILPPTHAKGITKTTLFEVMDGDMGYNVILERHWIHEMKAVPLTYHQFLKFPTSEGIKQIRGDQPAVREMNAVTLSSSKAEGKSK; encoded by the coding sequence ATGATTTTTGGTGGTGCTAAAGTAAATGGAGTGATATTTTCAGCAGCGAAGAAGACAAAGATATTGGTAACTCATGGCAAGAGGATCCGGGAAGcattagaagatgatgaaatcaccTTCACGGAAGAAGATGTTGATGGCCTTGTTTTACCACACAACGATGCTCTGGTAATATCGCTTAATATTTTAGATTTCAAAGTTAAACGTATGTTGGTtaatccaggtagttcggccaatatCATTCAGTTGAGAGTTTTGGAGCAAGCAAAGTTGACTGAAAACATAGTGCCGGGAATAAAGCTTCTGGCCGGGTTTAACTTAACAAGTGTAACAACCCTAGGAGAGATCTTACCGCCCACGCATGCCAAAGGCATAACAAAGACCACTTTGTTCGAAGTGATGGATGGCGATATGGGGTACAACGTGATCCTTGAAAGACATTGGATTCATGAGATGAAGGCGGTGCCATTGACTTATCATCAGTTCTTGAAGTTTCCAACGTCGGAGGGAATCAAGCAAATCAGAGGTGATCAACCTGCAGTAAGGGAGATGAATGCAGTAACTCTATCGAGCAGCAAGGCGGAAGGAAAGAGCAAATAG